The Arachis hypogaea cultivar Tifrunner chromosome 19, arahy.Tifrunner.gnm2.J5K5, whole genome shotgun sequence genome has a window encoding:
- the LOC112778312 gene encoding uncharacterized protein: protein MAEPFAANSGSSHFAVELQRITELLNQIASIQAQLTRNSANSSQDPTNPYFLHPFESAGTPLIPIILDGKNYGSWSRSMLLALKSKNKLKFIDGSLPKPDENDSVFKSWERCNTYVVAWINLSLSPSISQSVIWMNVASDLWNDLKCRYYHGDRFRVAELHEEFYAVNKETWMSQPISLN, encoded by the coding sequence ATGGCAGAACCATTCGCTGCGAACTCAGGTTCGTCACATTTTGCGGTAGAGTTACAAAGAATTACTGAACTTCTGAATCAAATCGCGTCAATTCAAGCCCAACTAACTCGGAACAGCGCCAATTCGAGTCAAGATCCAACAAACCCTTACTTTCTTCATCCTTTTGAGAGCGCCGGTACTCCTCTTATCCCTATTATTCTGGATGGCAAGAACTATGGCTCTTGGAGTAGATCAATGTTATTAGCATtgaaatctaaaaataaattgaaattcataGATGGTAGTTTACCAAAGCCTGATGAAAATGATAGTGTGTTCAAATCTTGGGAAAGATGCAATACCTACGTCGTAGCTTGGATAAACCTCTCGTTAAGCCCTAGCATTTCACAATCGGTAATATGGATGAACGTTGCTAGCGACCTATGGAATGACCTAAAATGCAGGTATTATCATGGTGATAGATTTCGGGTGGCAGAATTACACGAGGAGTTTTATGCAGTTAACAAGGAGACGTGGATGTCACAACCTATTTCACTAAATTGA